From the genome of Camelus bactrianus isolate YW-2024 breed Bactrian camel chromosome 33, ASM4877302v1, whole genome shotgun sequence, one region includes:
- the MCAM gene encoding cell surface glycoprotein MUC18 isoform X2, which yields MELSGLICAFLLAVCCWCRRAAGVPGEAEQPEPELVEVEVGGTALLKCGPSHSQGNFSHVDWFSVHKEKPTLIFRVRQGQGHSESGEYQHRLSLQDKGTTLALTHITPHDERIFLCQGRRPGSQKHRIQLRVYKAPEEPSIQVNALGISVNSKEPEEVATCVGRNGYPLPQVIWYKNGRPLKEEKNRIHIQSSQIVESSGLYTLQSVLKAQLAKEDKDAQFYCELSYRLPSGNHMKESREVTVPVFYPAERVWLEVEPEGMLKEGDRVEIRCLADGNPPPHFSISKQNLSTREMEEEPTDDNGVLVLEPAQREHSGLYQCQGLDLETTASLLSDQQELLVNYVSDVRVSPAAPESQEGSSLTLTCEAESNEALEFQWLREKTGKVLEQGPVLRLHDLKREAGGSYRCVASVPSVPGLNRTRLVNVAIFGSPWMAVRERKMWVKENSLLNLSCEASGHPRPSIAWSIEGTASEQDQDPQSVLSTLNVLVTPELLETGAECVASNSLGRNTTIIILELDSNRTASLSTSTVSPHARANSTSTEKKLPEPESKGVVIVAVTVCVLVLAVLGAVLYFFYKKGKLPCGRSGKQEMERNTSI from the exons ATGGAGTTGTCCGGGCTCATCTGCGCCTTCCTTCTCGCCGTCTGCTGCTGGTGTCGCCGCGCCGCGG GTGTGCCTGGAGAGGCAGAGCAGCCAGAGCCTGAGCTGGTGGAGGTGGAAGTTGGTGGCACGGCCCTTCTGAAGTGTGGTCCCTCCCATTCGCAGGGCAACTTCAGCCATGTGGACTGGTTTTCT gTCCACAAGGAGAAGCCAACACTCATCTTCCGCGTgcggcagggccagggccatAGTGAATCTGGGGAGTACCAGCATCGGCTCAGCCTCCAGGACAAGGGGACTACCCTGGCCCTGACACACATCACCCCCCACGATGAGCGCATCTTCCTGTGCCAGGGCAGGCGCCCTGGGTCCCAGAAGCATCGCATCCAGCTCCGGGTCTACA AAGCTCCGGAGGAGCCAAGTATCCAGGTCAATGCCCTGGGCATTTCAGTGAACAGTAAGGAGCCTGAGGAG GTTGCTACCTGTGTGGGGAGGAATGGATACCCCCTTCCTCAAGTCATCTGGTACAAGAACGGCCGGCCCCTGAAGGAGGAGAAGAACC GGATCCACATCCAGTCGTCCCAGATTGTGGAGTCGAGTGGTCTGTACACTTTGCAGAGCGTTCTGAAGGCACAGCTGGCTAaggaagacaaagatgcccaGTTTTATTGCGAGCTCAGCTACAGGCTGCCCAGTGGGAACCACATGAAGGAATCTAGGGAGGTCACTGTCCCTGTTTTCT ACCCGGCAGAGAGAGTGTGGTTGGAAGTGGAGCCTGAGGGGATGCTGAAGGAAGGGGACCGCGTGGAAATCAGGTGTTTGGCTGATGGTAATCCACCTCCCCACTTCAGCATCAGCAAGCAG AACCTCAGTACcagggagatggaggaagagcCGACTGATGACAACGGGGTCCTGGTCTTGGAGCCTGCCCAGAGGGAGCACAGCGGGCTGTACCAGTGTCAGGGCCTCGACTTGGAAACCACAGCATCACTGCTGAGTGACCAACAGGAGCTGCTGGTGAAct ATGTGTCTGATGTCCGGGTGAGCCCCGCAGCCCCTGAGAGCCAGGAGGGCAGCAGCCTCACCCTGACCTGTGAGGCAGAGAGTAACGAGGCCCTGGAGTTCCAGTGGCTGAGAGAAAAG ACAGGCAAGGTGCTAGAACAGGGACCTGTGCTCCGATTACATGATCTGAAACGAGAGGCCGGGGGTAGCTACCGCTGCGTGGCATCTGTGCCCAGTGTACCTGGCCTGAACCGCACCCGGCTGGTCAACGTGGCCATTTTTG GGTCCCCGTGGATGGCAGTAAGGGAGAGAAAAATGTGGGTGAAGGAGAACTCATTGTTGAACCTGTCCTGTGAAGCATCAGGGCATCCTCGGCCCAGCATCGCCTGGAGCATTGAGGGCACG GCAAGTGAGCAAGACCAAGATCCCCAGAGTGTCCTGAGCACCCTGAATGTCCTTGTGACCCCAGAGTTGCTGGAGACCGGTGCTGAGTGCGTGGCCTCCAACTCCCTGGGCAGAAACACCACGATCATTATCCTGGAGCTGG ACTCCAACAGAACCGCTAGCCTCAGCACCTCCACTGTCAGTCCTCATGCCAGAGCCAACAGCACCTCCACAG AGAAAAAGCTGCCAGAGCCGGAAAGCAAAGGTGTGGTCATTGTGGCTGTGACCGTGTGCGTCCTGGTCCTGGCTGTGCTGGGCGCTGTCCTCTATTTCTTCTACAAGAAGGGCAAGCTGCCGTGTGGACGGTCAGGCAAACAGGAGAT GGAGAGAAATACATCGATCTGA
- the MCAM gene encoding cell surface glycoprotein MUC18 isoform X1: MELSGLICAFLLAVCCWCRRAAGVPGEAEQPEPELVEVEVGGTALLKCGPSHSQGNFSHVDWFSVHKEKPTLIFRVRQGQGHSESGEYQHRLSLQDKGTTLALTHITPHDERIFLCQGRRPGSQKHRIQLRVYKAPEEPSIQVNALGISVNSKEPEEVATCVGRNGYPLPQVIWYKNGRPLKEEKNRIHIQSSQIVESSGLYTLQSVLKAQLAKEDKDAQFYCELSYRLPSGNHMKESREVTVPVFYPAERVWLEVEPEGMLKEGDRVEIRCLADGNPPPHFSISKQNLSTREMEEEPTDDNGVLVLEPAQREHSGLYQCQGLDLETTASLLSDQQELLVNYVSDVRVSPAAPESQEGSSLTLTCEAESNEALEFQWLREKTGKVLEQGPVLRLHDLKREAGGSYRCVASVPSVPGLNRTRLVNVAIFGSPWMAVRERKMWVKENSLLNLSCEASGHPRPSIAWSIEGTASEQDQDPQSVLSTLNVLVTPELLETGAECVASNSLGRNTTIIILELDSNRTASLSTSTVSPHARANSTSTEKKLPEPESKGVVIVAVTVCVLVLAVLGAVLYFFYKKGKLPCGRSGKQEITLPPSRKSEFVVEVKSDKLPEEMGLLQGSNGDKRAPGDQGEKYIDLRH, encoded by the exons ATGGAGTTGTCCGGGCTCATCTGCGCCTTCCTTCTCGCCGTCTGCTGCTGGTGTCGCCGCGCCGCGG GTGTGCCTGGAGAGGCAGAGCAGCCAGAGCCTGAGCTGGTGGAGGTGGAAGTTGGTGGCACGGCCCTTCTGAAGTGTGGTCCCTCCCATTCGCAGGGCAACTTCAGCCATGTGGACTGGTTTTCT gTCCACAAGGAGAAGCCAACACTCATCTTCCGCGTgcggcagggccagggccatAGTGAATCTGGGGAGTACCAGCATCGGCTCAGCCTCCAGGACAAGGGGACTACCCTGGCCCTGACACACATCACCCCCCACGATGAGCGCATCTTCCTGTGCCAGGGCAGGCGCCCTGGGTCCCAGAAGCATCGCATCCAGCTCCGGGTCTACA AAGCTCCGGAGGAGCCAAGTATCCAGGTCAATGCCCTGGGCATTTCAGTGAACAGTAAGGAGCCTGAGGAG GTTGCTACCTGTGTGGGGAGGAATGGATACCCCCTTCCTCAAGTCATCTGGTACAAGAACGGCCGGCCCCTGAAGGAGGAGAAGAACC GGATCCACATCCAGTCGTCCCAGATTGTGGAGTCGAGTGGTCTGTACACTTTGCAGAGCGTTCTGAAGGCACAGCTGGCTAaggaagacaaagatgcccaGTTTTATTGCGAGCTCAGCTACAGGCTGCCCAGTGGGAACCACATGAAGGAATCTAGGGAGGTCACTGTCCCTGTTTTCT ACCCGGCAGAGAGAGTGTGGTTGGAAGTGGAGCCTGAGGGGATGCTGAAGGAAGGGGACCGCGTGGAAATCAGGTGTTTGGCTGATGGTAATCCACCTCCCCACTTCAGCATCAGCAAGCAG AACCTCAGTACcagggagatggaggaagagcCGACTGATGACAACGGGGTCCTGGTCTTGGAGCCTGCCCAGAGGGAGCACAGCGGGCTGTACCAGTGTCAGGGCCTCGACTTGGAAACCACAGCATCACTGCTGAGTGACCAACAGGAGCTGCTGGTGAAct ATGTGTCTGATGTCCGGGTGAGCCCCGCAGCCCCTGAGAGCCAGGAGGGCAGCAGCCTCACCCTGACCTGTGAGGCAGAGAGTAACGAGGCCCTGGAGTTCCAGTGGCTGAGAGAAAAG ACAGGCAAGGTGCTAGAACAGGGACCTGTGCTCCGATTACATGATCTGAAACGAGAGGCCGGGGGTAGCTACCGCTGCGTGGCATCTGTGCCCAGTGTACCTGGCCTGAACCGCACCCGGCTGGTCAACGTGGCCATTTTTG GGTCCCCGTGGATGGCAGTAAGGGAGAGAAAAATGTGGGTGAAGGAGAACTCATTGTTGAACCTGTCCTGTGAAGCATCAGGGCATCCTCGGCCCAGCATCGCCTGGAGCATTGAGGGCACG GCAAGTGAGCAAGACCAAGATCCCCAGAGTGTCCTGAGCACCCTGAATGTCCTTGTGACCCCAGAGTTGCTGGAGACCGGTGCTGAGTGCGTGGCCTCCAACTCCCTGGGCAGAAACACCACGATCATTATCCTGGAGCTGG ACTCCAACAGAACCGCTAGCCTCAGCACCTCCACTGTCAGTCCTCATGCCAGAGCCAACAGCACCTCCACAG AGAAAAAGCTGCCAGAGCCGGAAAGCAAAGGTGTGGTCATTGTGGCTGTGACCGTGTGCGTCCTGGTCCTGGCTGTGCTGGGCGCTGTCCTCTATTTCTTCTACAAGAAGGGCAAGCTGCCGTGTGGACGGTCAGGCAAACAGGAGAT cacgcTGCCCCCGTCTCGTAAGAGCGAATTTGTAGTTGAAGTTAAGTCAGATAAGCTCCCAGAAGAGATGGGCCTCCTTCAGGGCAGCAACGGTGACAAGAGGGCTCCAGGAGACCAG GGAGAGAAATACATCGATCTGAGGCACTAG